The proteins below come from a single Branchiostoma floridae strain S238N-H82 chromosome 5, Bfl_VNyyK, whole genome shotgun sequence genomic window:
- the LOC118416036 gene encoding protein SEC13 homolog produces the protein MVSVLNTVDTGHEDMIHDAQMDYYGVRLATCSSDKTVKIFDIKNGGQILAAELRGHEGPVWQLAWAHPMYGNILASCSYDRKVIIWKETNGQWDRLYEYANHDSSVNSVCWAPHEFGLMLVCGSSDGAVSIISSTADGQWDTKKINNAHTIGCNAVSWCPAVAAGSLVDQPSSQRPQQTRRFVTGGCDNLVKIWREEDGQWKEEQKLEAHSDWVRDVAWAPSIGLPTQTIASCSQDGRVIIWKSEDGTSWTSKVLNKFPDVVWHVSWSITGNILAVSGGDNKVSLWKESLEGQWVCVSDVNKGQGQTIAPAEPQKPEQ, from the exons ATG GTGTCTGTTCTGAACACTGTGGATACTGGCCATGAAGATATGATC CACGATGCCCAGATGGACTACTATGGAGTCCGCCTGGCCACATGTTCCTCAGACAAGACTGTGAAGATCTTTGACATCAAGAACGGAGGACAGATCCTAGCAGCAGAACTCAGAGG ACACGAGGGTCCGGTGTGGCAGCTGGCCTGGGCACACCCGATGTACGGGAACATCCTGGCATCGTGTTCGTATGATAGGAAGGTCATCATATGGAAGGAGACCAATGGGCAGTGGGACAGGCTGTATGAGTACGCTAACCATGACTCTTCAG TGAATTCTGTGTGCTGGGCTCCCCATGAGTTTGGCCTAATGCTGGTGTGTGGTTCATCTGACGGAGCTGTGTCAATCATCTCAAGCACAG CTGATGGCCAGTGGGACACCAAGAAAATCAACAATGCTCACACA ATTGGCTGTAATGCAGTAAGCTGGTGCCCAGCCGTGGCTGCAGGCTCCCTGGTGGACCAGCCGTCCTCACAGCGCCCTCAGCAGACTCGCAGATTTGTGACTGGAGGATGTGACAACCTGGTCAAAATTTGGAG AGAGGAGGATGGCCAGTGGAAGGAAGAACAGAAACTGGAGGCTCACAGTGATTGGGTGAGAGATGTGGCCTGGGCTCCGTCCATAGGACTCCCCACACAGACCATAGCCAGCTGTTCACAG GATGGAAGAGTCATCATCTGGAAGAGTGAAGATGGCACGAGCTGGACCTCGAAG GTGTTGAACAAGTTCCCAGACGTGGTGTGGCATGTGAGCTGGTCCATAACGGGCAACATCCTGGCCGTGTCAGGGGGAGACAACAAG GTGAGCCTTTGGAAGGAGTCGTTGGAAGGACAGTGGGTCTGCGTCAGCGATGtcaacaaaggtcaaggtcaaaccATAGCTCCAGCCGAACCCCAGAAACCCGAACAGTAA
- the LOC118415670 gene encoding regucalcin-like, with amino-acid sequence MYEYRFLIILPDCVVGAVVPRESGGAVVAAGTKFAFLDFETRELTTVATVDQHKPTNRFNDGKCDAVGRFWAGKETLGRGAFNGVDLSNGLTWSPDNNIMYYIDSLQYSVDAFDFDLSTGTLRNRRQVMAFNPVDGLPDGMCTDTYGKLWIAMYDGGQVLQVDPNTGTQLRSIKFPVPLTTSCCFGGPNLDILYVTSSRVGYSPDEIEQKPLSGCMFQVTGLGARGTTAFCYDG; translated from the exons ATGTACGAGTATCGGTTCCTCATTATTCTTCCAGACTGCGTGGTAGGTGCCGTCGTCCCAAGGGAATCAGGAGGGGCCGTAGTGGCTGCTGGGACCAAGTTTGCCTTTCTTGATTTCGAGACGAGGGAACTGACCACTGTAGCAACGGTGGACCAGCACAAACCCACCAACCGGTTCAACGATGGGAAGTGCGATGCTGTCGGCAGGTTTTGGGCCGGTAAGGAAACTTtagggaggggg GCGTTTAACGGAGTTGACCTCTCTAACGGCCTGACGTGGTCACCTGACAACAACATCATGTACTACATCGACTCGCTCCAGTACAGCGTGGATGCCTTCGACTTTGATTTGTCCACTGGAACTCTGA GAAACCGTCGTCAAGTGATGGCCTTTAATCCGGTAGACGGTTTGCCTGATGGCATGTGTACCGACACATACGGTAAACTATGGATAGCCATGTATGATGGTGgtcaggtgctgcaggtggacCCAAACACAG GTACACAGCTTCGCTCCATCAAGTTTCCAGTTCCCCTCACCACGTCCTGCTGTTTTGGAGGCCCTAACCTCGACATTCTGTACGTGACAAGCTCAAGGGTAGGTTACTCTCCAGATGAGATCGAACAGAAACCTCTGTCCGGCTGTATGTTCCAGGTCACCGGGTTGGGAGCCAGGGGCACCACCGCGTTCTGCTATGATGGTTAA
- the LOC118416035 gene encoding L-threonine ammonia-lyase-like isoform X1, with amino-acid sequence MYDPNADLMTIEQISGARQVLQTSGLCYHTPVLHHVQTLCGLDSDIDLYFKLENMQNTGSFKIRGVVNQMAHIPDSAAQGQTQLISMSAGNFGKAFAYMVQQKGLKGTVFMPDTAPVNRAELIKSYGLDVERMPTSELQPEVDKCVKEKHMHYLHPFDDINLMAGHGSVGLEILEDVPDPDVVVVCCGGGGLLGGTAAAIKLSGRSDTRVYGVEPEGAPSMYESRKAGKPVGVQVKTIAAGLAPPYAGSNAYRHNMAFVEDVLLVSDDEILAAVKLLFSRGLVVEPSGAAAFAALMSGKIPDVKGKKVVVVITGGNVTTQELSKICG; translated from the exons ATGTACGACCCCAACGCTGACCTCATGACCATAGAGCAGATATCGGGTGCCAGACAGGTGCTGCAGACCAGTGGCCTGTGTTACCACACCCCTGTACTGCACCATGTACAGACTCTGTGTGGGCTGGACTCCGACATAGACCTGTACTTCAAACTGGAGAACATGCAGAACACGG GTTCCTTTAAGATCCGAGGAGTAGTGAACCAGATGGCCCACATCCCAGACTCGGCGGCTCAAGGACAGACTCAACTCATCAGCATGTCAGCAGGGAACTTTGGGAAGGCGTTTGCCTACATGGTCCAACAGAAGGGTCTGAAGGGGACTGTGTTCATGCCTGATACAGCACCGGTCAACAGGGCTGAGCTCATCAAG AGTTATGGTTTGGATGTGGAGAGAATGCCCACCTCAGAGCTCCAGCCTGAAGTAGACAAATGTGTGAAGGAGAAACACATGCACTACCTGCACCCTTTTGATGATATCAACCTCATGGCAGGACATGGCAG TGTTGGACTGGAGATACTAGAGGACGTTCCCGACCCTGATGTGGTGGTGGTGTGCTGCGGAGGGGGAGGTCTACTAGGTGGAACAGCCGCCGCGATCAAGCTGTCAGGACGGAGCGACACCAGAGTGTACGGGGTAGAACCAGAGGGGG CGCCCTCTATGTATGAGAGCAGAAAGGCAGGGAAACCTGTAGGAGTCCAGGTGAAGACCATAGCAGCAGGACTGGCTCCTCCATATGCAg GTTCAAATGCTTACAGACACAACATGGCGTTTGTAGAGGATGTCCTTCTGGTCAGCGATGACGAGATCCTAGCAGCGGTGAAGCTGTTGTTTTCCCGCGGACTTGTGGTTGAGCCGTCGGGCGCGGCGGCCTTTGCCGCGTTGATGTCTGGGAAGATACCGGACGTCAAAGGGAAGAAGGTCGTTGTTGTAATAACTGGTGGGAATGTCACAACCCAAGAACTGTCGAAGATTTGTGGATAA
- the LOC118416035 gene encoding L-threonine ammonia-lyase-like isoform X2, whose translation MYDPNADLMTIEQISGARQVLQTSGLCYHTPVLHHVQTLCGLDSDIDLYFKLENMQNTGSFKIRGVVNQMAHIPDSAAQGQTQLISMSAGNFGKAFAYMVQQKGLKGTVFMPDTAPVNRAELIKSYGLDVERMPTSELQPEVDKCVKEKHMHYLHPFDDINLMAGHGSVGLEILEDVPDPDVVVVCCGGGGLLGGTAAAIKLSGRSDTRVYGVEPEGAPSMYESRKAGKPVGVQVKTIAAGLAPPYAGSNAYRHNMAFVEDVLLVSDDEILAAVKLLFSRGLVVEPSGAAAFAALMSGKIPDVKGKKVVVVITGGNVTTQELSKICG comes from the exons ATGTACGACCCCAACGCTGACCTCATGACCATAGAGCAGATATCGGGTGCCAGACAGGTGCTGCAGACCAGTGGCCTGTGTTACCACACCCCTGTACTGCACCATGTACAGACTCTGTGTGGGCTGGACTCCGACATAGACCTGTACTTCAAACTGGAGAACATGCAGAACACGG GTTCCTTTAAGATCCGAGGAGTAGTGAACCAGATGGCCCACATCCCAGACTCGGCGGCTCAAGGACAGACTCAACTCATCAGCATGTCAGCAGGGAACTTTGGGAAGGCGTTTGCCTAC aTGGTCCAACAGAAGGGTCTGAAGGGGACAGTGTTCATGCCTGATACAGCACCGGTCAATAGGGCTGAGCTTATCAAG AGTTATGGTTTGGATGTGGAGAGAATGCCCACCTCAGAGCTCCAGCCTGAAGTAGACAAATGTGTGAAGGAGAAACACATGCACTACCTGCACCCTTTTGATGATATCAACCTCATGGCAGGACATGGCAG TGTTGGACTGGAGATACTAGAGGACGTTCCCGACCCTGATGTGGTGGTGGTGTGCTGCGGAGGGGGAGGTCTACTAGGTGGAACAGCCGCCGCGATCAAGCTGTCAGGACGGAGCGACACCAGAGTGTACGGGGTAGAACCAGAGGGGG CGCCCTCTATGTATGAGAGCAGAAAGGCAGGGAAACCTGTAGGAGTCCAGGTGAAGACCATAGCAGCAGGACTGGCTCCTCCATATGCAg GTTCAAATGCTTACAGACACAACATGGCGTTTGTAGAGGATGTCCTTCTGGTCAGCGATGACGAGATCCTAGCAGCGGTGAAGCTGTTGTTTTCCCGCGGACTTGTGGTTGAGCCGTCGGGCGCGGCGGCCTTTGCCGCGTTGATGTCTGGGAAGATACCGGACGTCAAAGGGAAGAAGGTCGTTGTTGTAATAACTGGTGGGAATGTCACAACCCAAGAACTGTCGAAGATTTGTGGATAA